A genomic window from Daphnia carinata strain CSIRO-1 chromosome 9, CSIRO_AGI_Dcar_HiC_V3, whole genome shotgun sequence includes:
- the LOC130697976 gene encoding solute carrier family 4 member 11-like — MKDLTKETLEGMSCYENNLNCLPSNPDWPCPNAMDMHSVKDSPVQSDGQVHLDINEVGLQTRTSNTSPVWEFRDNEWRLTYGECEETSLVYAKYENLPLQDFDAEVRPSVDVDQFFNQAHVLLLDDVAEETYSSSVDLVDMLLNKIGLPMSVVEEAKNILFTHNAASSRTIQATYSPKDKINANFAYEESWICLVGDIPSLVQRHMAIVRLKHPTNMGTNCRDLQLFVLILCPAKEKGTKNALETGRTFATLLADHHLRRQLVEVVTEEGFKQLIFNRTRELIKEQHQSRSAVSNKLDADVEPPKNTAMSNGIGRLCQFGQGIRDDLSRRLPHYVSDYVDGIIGVKTPQKVLSTTFFLYFACLLPAIAFGVLNDHNTHGKIGVKKVIMGQTIGGLFFVIFGGQPLLILLTTAPLALYIKVISSICDDFQLDFYAMYGCVGLWCAFFLLLFSLFNVSRLMRWCTRSTEDIFGLFISIAFCVDAFRDTAKNFQKNFNSPQCLGNVNMTEGIKSSLSYYLVNENTTNSSTAETFMAAIEKPMTIECNQASSLLFLLLMLGTVWLGVSIFNFKKTNFLSTGKREALADYALPIAVVTMSFVGSYLFQNIKVEPFRYDDSENVFSLTPLDRLPGLAIVGAMGLGFALSLLILMDQNISSAMVNTPLNNLKKGPAYHWDLFVMAILTAALSAVGLPWMHALVPHSPLHARALADVEQRVHQGHVYQIIVRVRETRLTVLFSHILIGLSILLLPYPLAYIPPAVLNGLFLYVAITGLDGNQMFERITLFFTQQSAYPPNHYIRRVPQRKIHQFTVYQVGQLMLMCLFGFVPWPYMKMIFPLILLSLLPIRRMIITRLIAGRFLSILDSSEH; from the exons ATGAAGGATTTAACAAAGGAAACGCTTGAAGGGATGAGCTGTTATGAAAACAACTTAAATTGTTTACCATCGAATCCTGATTGGCCCTGCCCAAATGCTATGGATATGCATAGTGTCAAGGATTCCCCTGTGCAGTCTGACGGCCAAGTGCATTTGGATATCAATGAAGTAGGCTTACAAACAAGAACTAGCAACACTAGTCCAGTTTGGGAGTTTCGTGATAATGAATGGCGACTCACCTACG GGGAATGTGAAGAGACGAGTCTGGTCTATGCCAAATACGAG AACTTACCTCTGCAGGATTTTGACGCCGAAGTGAGACCGAGCGTCGATGTAGACCAATTTTTCAACCAGGCGCATGTTCTTTTACTTGACGACGTTGCAGAAGAGACGTACTCGTCCTCAGTCGATTTGGTGGACATGTTGCTGAACAAAATTGGATTACCTATGTCTGTGGTTGAAGAAGCCAAAAATATCCTCTTTACACACAATGCTG CCTCAAGTAGAACAATTCAGGCCACATACAGCCCCAAAGACAAAATTAATGCCAATTTTGCCTACGAAGAATCTTGGATATGCCTGGT TGGCGATATTCCATCACTTGTGCAGCGACACATGGCCATCGTCAGGCTCAAACATCCAACGAATATGGGAACGAATTGCCGTGATCTCCAACTTTTTGTGCTCATACTCTGTCCAGCTAAAGAG AAAGGGACAAAGAATGCCTTGGAGACGGGCCGTACATTTGCTACATTGTTAGCTGATCATCATCTGCGCCGTCAATTGGTGGAAGTAGTTACCGAAGAAGGATTCAAGCAGCTTATTTTCAATCGAACGCGAGAATTGATTAAGGAACAGCATCAGAGTCGTTCAGCCGTTTCTAACAAATTGGACGCCGATGTTGAACCACCCAAAAACACCGCAATGAGTAAC GGTATCGGGAGACTTTGTCAGTTTGGGCAAGGCATCCGAGATGATCTTTCCCGTCGACTACCGCATTATGTATCGGACTATGTCGATGGCATAATTGGAGTAAAAACACCTCAAAAGGTTCTTTCCACCACCTTTTTCCTCTACTTTGCCTGCCTCCTTCCGGCCATCGCTTTCGGTGTTCTCAACGATCACAACACCCACGGGAAAATAG GTGTCAAAAAGGTGATCATGGGGCAAACGATTGGTGGTCTATTTTTTGTCATATTTGGTGGCCAGCCACTATTAATTCTTTTAACTACTGCACCTCTAGCACTCTACATCAAAG TTATTTCCAGCATATGTGATGATTTCCAGTTGGATTTCTATGCCATGTATGGCTGCGTTGGCCTTTGGTGtgcctttttccttttactcTTTTCGCTTTTTAACGTCTCACGATTGATGCGTTGGTGTACCCGTTCTACAGAGGACATTTTTGGCCTTTTCATTTCGATTGCATTTTGCGTTGATGCTTTTCGGGATACTGccaaaa attttcaaaagaatttcaattCTCCTCAATGTTTGGGCAATGTGAACATGACGGAAGGCATCAAATCATCGCTGTCTTATTATTTAGTGAATGAAAATACAACAAACAGCTCAACGGCAGAAACATTTATGGCGGCCATCGAAAAGCCGATGACGATTGAATGCAATCAAGCCAGTTCGCTGCTTTTCCTTTTACTGATGCTCGGCACCGTTTGGCTAGGCGTTTCCATCTTTAATTTCAAGAAAAC gaaTTTCCTCTCTACTGGAAAACGGGAAGCCTTGGCAGATTATGCATTGCCCATCGCTGTTGTCACCATGAGTTTTGTTGGTTCTTATCTCTTCCAAAACATTAAAG TTGAGCCGTTCCGTTACGATGACAgtgaaaatgtattttcttTGACACCGTTGGATCGCCTTCCTGGATTGGCCATCGTCGGAGCAATGGGTTTGGGTTTTGCCTTGTCGTTGCTCATTTTGATGgatcaaaatatttcatcaGCGATGGTGAACACGCCACTCAACAA TTTAAAGAAAGGGCCGGCATACCATTGGGATTTATTTGTAATGGCCATTTTGACGGCTGCATTGTCTGCTGTCGGATTACCATGGATGCATGCACTCGTACCTCACTCGCCACTTCACGCCCGTGCCCTGGCCGATGTCGAGCAACGTGTTCATCAAGGCCACGTCTATCAAAT aattgtTCGAGTGAGGGAGACCCGATTGACCGTTCTATTTTCGCACATCCTCATTGGCTTATCGATTCTGTTGTTGCCCTACCCATTGGCCTACATCCCGCCGGCCGTTCTCAACGGGCTTTTCCTCTATGTGGCCATCACCGGACTCGACGGCAATCAAATGTTTGAACGCATCACACTCTTCTTTACGCAGCAATCCGCTTACCCGCCAAATCACTACATCCGACGTGTTCCACAGCGCAAAATCCATCAGTTCACCGTATATCAAGTAGGTCAGCTAATGTTGATGTGTCTGTTTGGTTTTGTGCCCTGGCCTTACATGAAGatgatttttcctttaattCTCCTTTCGCTATTACCGATTCGTCGCATGATTATTACCCGACTAATTGCTGGACGTTTTCTTTCGATCCTTGACAGTAGCGAACATTAA